The Winogradskyella schleiferi genome has a window encoding:
- a CDS encoding patatin-like phospholipase family protein: protein MKTKQIILILFLISLLPLKAQDSTAHKPPKVGLVLSGGGAKGFAHIGVLKVIDSLGIKIDYVAGTSMGAIIGSLYASGYSGKQLEAMFENLDFDALINDNFPRQSKSFYERENSEKYAVVLPFDRFKISLPSALSRGQNVYNLLYQLMVPVNDIRDFNELPIPFFCIATNIETGESLLIEEGKLAEAVTASGALPSLFQPVVIDDNIFIDGGVTNNFPVEELRAKGMDIIIGVDVQDALRDRKSLKSAPDILLQINNFRTINAMKSKAELTDIYIKPDITNFSVISFDEGENIIANGEAAARTQLNKLKAVKQQQPNFVERPQVKVIDSLKINQVNIEGNERYTRSYLIGKLKLKGEDKISYSDFRQGINNLIATNNFDTFRYQLEATENEGEYNLLGRIIESETSTFLRLGLHYDGLYKSAILANLTKKKLLFSNDIASLDVILGDNTRYNFDYFIDKGFYISIGVKSRYNHFNKNVSALLAVEEDSPLLSGLNKIDANISDFTNQVYLQTIFRKDFALRIGAEHKHLKITSETITDNDQEDDIILENTVYLSLFGNLKFDDYDNSYFPKNGFYFNGDFHLYLNASGFNEDFKEFSIAKADLGYAFSFSDKLALKIEANGGFKIGDKSTNALGFAIGGYGANFINSFYSFYGYDYLALTGDSFVKTTFTLDYEIFKKHHILLAANIANIDDGLFETGQFFSSPNYSGYAVGYSLETFLGPLEGKYTYSPETGNSYWFFNLGFWF from the coding sequence ATGAAAACAAAACAGATTATATTAATATTATTCCTCATTAGCCTTTTACCATTAAAGGCTCAGGACTCCACAGCTCACAAGCCACCAAAAGTAGGTTTAGTGCTGAGCGGTGGAGGTGCTAAAGGTTTTGCTCATATTGGCGTCTTAAAGGTCATTGATAGCTTGGGTATAAAAATAGATTATGTGGCTGGTACAAGTATGGGAGCGATTATTGGGTCGTTGTATGCCTCAGGATATTCCGGCAAACAATTAGAAGCCATGTTTGAAAATCTAGATTTTGATGCTTTAATAAATGATAACTTCCCCAGACAATCCAAATCATTTTACGAGCGTGAAAATTCCGAAAAGTACGCCGTAGTTTTACCTTTCGATAGATTTAAAATCAGTTTACCTTCGGCTTTATCACGTGGTCAAAACGTTTATAATTTGTTGTATCAATTGATGGTTCCCGTTAATGATATCAGGGATTTTAACGAACTTCCTATTCCGTTTTTTTGTATCGCTACCAATATAGAAACTGGCGAATCCCTGCTTATTGAAGAGGGTAAATTAGCCGAAGCGGTTACGGCAAGCGGTGCGTTACCGTCATTGTTTCAACCTGTAGTTATTGACGATAATATTTTTATTGATGGCGGAGTAACCAACAACTTTCCTGTTGAAGAATTACGTGCCAAAGGCATGGATATTATTATCGGTGTCGATGTCCAAGATGCGCTAAGAGACCGTAAATCCTTGAAATCTGCGCCAGACATTCTGTTACAGATTAATAATTTTCGGACTATAAATGCCATGAAAAGTAAAGCCGAATTAACCGATATTTATATAAAACCAGATATTACCAATTTTTCTGTAATCTCATTTGATGAAGGTGAGAATATCATAGCCAATGGCGAAGCAGCAGCCAGAACTCAACTAAATAAATTGAAAGCTGTAAAACAGCAGCAACCAAATTTTGTTGAGCGACCGCAGGTTAAAGTTATAGATAGTCTTAAAATTAACCAAGTAAATATAGAAGGAAATGAGCGTTACACCAGATCCTATCTTATTGGAAAGCTCAAGTTAAAAGGAGAGGATAAAATAAGCTATTCAGATTTTAGACAAGGGATAAACAACCTTATTGCAACCAATAATTTTGACACCTTTAGATACCAATTGGAAGCCACGGAAAATGAAGGCGAATATAATTTATTGGGTCGTATAATTGAATCAGAAACCAGTACGTTTTTAAGACTTGGTCTTCATTACGATGGCCTCTATAAAAGTGCCATACTCGCTAATCTTACCAAAAAGAAACTCTTATTTAGTAATGATATTGCTTCGTTAGATGTTATTCTGGGTGATAATACCAGATATAATTTCGATTATTTTATTGATAAAGGATTTTACATTAGTATTGGTGTAAAATCGCGCTATAATCATTTTAATAAAAACGTGAGTGCTTTATTAGCCGTAGAGGAAGATTCGCCCTTGTTATCAGGTTTAAATAAAATTGATGCTAATATTTCAGATTTTACAAATCAAGTGTATTTACAGACTATTTTTAGAAAGGATTTTGCCTTGCGGATTGGTGCTGAACATAAACATCTTAAAATAACTTCAGAAACTATTACTGACAATGACCAAGAAGATGATATCATTCTTGAAAATACAGTTTACCTGAGCCTGTTTGGTAATTTAAAATTCGATGATTACGACAATTCCTATTTTCCCAAAAACGGATTTTACTTTAATGGCGATTTTCATTTGTATCTGAACGCTTCAGGTTTCAACGAAGATTTCAAAGAATTTTCAATAGCCAAAGCAGATCTTGGCTACGCCTTTAGTTTTAGTGATAAATTGGCTTTAAAAATAGAAGCTAATGGTGGCTTTAAAATAGGAGATAAATCTACAAATGCATTAGGGTTTGCCATAGGAGGCTATGGCGCTAATTTTATTAATAGTTTCTATTCGTTTTACGGTTATGACTATTTAGCCTTAACGGGAGATAGTTTTGTGAAAACAACCTTTACTTTAGACTATGAGATTTTTAAAAAACATCACATTTTATTAGCGGCAAACATTGCTAATATAGACGATGGCCTTTTTGAAACTGGTCAATTTTTCTCATCACCAAACTACAGTGGTTATGCTGTTGGCTATTCGTTAGAAACTTTTTTAGGACCTTTAGAAGGAAAATACACCTATTCACCAGAGACTGGTAATAGTTATTGGTTTTTTAATCTTGGATTTTGGTTTTGA
- a CDS encoding ribbon-helix-helix domain-containing protein — MARQSISFTKPNDEWLKNQVDNKEYSSKSELVNDLIRQARGQQVQIDWIRSKLERAENSGFTSDSKAQILKKSKDLLNDGI, encoded by the coding sequence ATGGCTAGACAAAGTATATCATTCACAAAACCAAATGATGAATGGCTGAAAAATCAAGTTGACAATAAAGAATATTCAAGTAAAAGTGAATTAGTCAACGATTTAATTAGACAAGCAAGAGGTCAACAAGTTCAAATTGATTGGATTAGATCTAAGCTTGAAAGAGCTGAAAATAGCGGATTTACTTCTGATAGTAAAGCGCAAATCCTTAAAAAATCTAAGGACCTACTCAATGACGGAATTTAG
- a CDS encoding type II toxin-antitoxin system RelE/ParE family toxin, with the protein MTEFRISNTAREDLIRIHHYGVKKFGITQADKYFDSFFKYFEIIAQRPFSFESVDFIKKGYRRCVCGSDSIFFKVNEDVVEIMTIIGRQDLDSIV; encoded by the coding sequence ATGACGGAATTTAGAATAAGTAATACTGCGAGAGAGGACTTAATTCGAATTCATCATTACGGAGTTAAAAAATTTGGAATTACTCAAGCGGATAAATACTTTGATTCTTTTTTTAAGTATTTTGAGATAATTGCTCAAAGACCATTTTCATTTGAATCGGTTGATTTTATAAAAAAAGGATATAGACGTTGCGTCTGCGGATCTGATAGTATTTTCTTCAAAGTAAACGAAGATGTTGTTGAGATAATGACTATTATTGGTAGACAAGATTTAGATAGTATCGTATAA
- a CDS encoding DNA polymerase III subunit alpha: MYLNCHTYYSLRYGTIKPEQLLAIASENGVRTLALTDINTTSACLDIVRLSEKYKVKPVLGVDFRNSAEQQFILIAKNNNGFKNINDYLSKFLHNHELKIPERPDEILEDCFVIYPYQKGKHYELKPNEFLGIAPKDLNHLKFSKWNMLREKLVVLKTVSFQNKKGFNTHRLLRAIDNNTLLSKLPKSEEGNEKDVMLPYNDLCETYSEFPKLINNTEQLLNNCSIDFDFKTDDSKNQKCLTENETSDYELLEKLTYDGIPYRYGNDSEQKVYDRIEKELNIIKQKGFVSYFLINWKILEYARSKDYYYVGRGSGANSIIAYLLRITDVDPIELDLYFERFINLFRQNPPDFDIDFSWKDRDDITRFIFDNFENTALITVYNTFKFKASVRELGKVFGLPKSEMDLLTRGKYHVNQLDELSQLVIKYAKYIQGFPNYLGIHAGGILISEQPIHYYCATFMPPKGFATTQFDMVVAEDIGLYKFDILSQRGLGKIKEAVEIIDENYKDQPPIDIHDIKGFKQDERIKDLLRNAKAIGCFYVESPAMRMLLRKLQVDDYLGLVAASSIIRPGVANSGMMRQYILRHRHPEKRKEAHPVLQSIMPETYGVMVYQEDVIKVAHIFGGLDLGESDMLRRGMSGKFRSRDEFNKVKQKFFDNCAKRGESYDVVADIWRQIESFAGYAFAKGHSASYAVESYQSLFLKAHYPLEYMTATINNFGGFYSTELYVHEARMHHGKIEAPCINQSAVEAIIKGKTIYLGFMFLQSLESKTINRILNERIKNGIFQSLDDFIERVPISIEQLSILIKINAFRFTGINKRELLWEAHLKISKTIIQDHVVNLFRTEKINYNTPELPSTALETAFDEIELLGFPLCNPFLLLTTKSTGNLRARHLEKLEGRLIIIEGYLITTKNTKTSNGKVMHFGTFLDRDGDFIDTVHFPPIAAKYPFRGKGIYKIIGKVMVEFNCVNIEVSELERLAIIEDPRYSVKSLNPTFQNKKSFEDLKLAQG; this comes from the coding sequence ATGTATTTGAATTGTCACACTTATTATAGTCTTCGCTATGGCACTATAAAACCAGAGCAACTGCTTGCCATTGCTTCAGAAAATGGTGTGCGCACTCTAGCGCTTACAGATATAAATACGACGTCTGCATGTTTGGATATCGTTCGACTTTCAGAAAAATATAAAGTAAAACCTGTGCTTGGTGTCGATTTTAGAAATAGTGCAGAACAGCAATTTATTCTTATTGCGAAAAATAATAATGGCTTTAAAAACATCAATGATTACCTCTCCAAATTCCTCCATAATCATGAGTTGAAAATTCCTGAACGACCAGATGAAATATTAGAGGATTGCTTTGTGATTTATCCGTATCAAAAGGGAAAGCACTATGAATTAAAACCCAATGAATTTTTAGGCATTGCACCAAAAGACCTCAACCATTTAAAATTTTCGAAATGGAATATGTTGCGAGAGAAATTAGTGGTGCTAAAAACGGTATCGTTTCAGAATAAAAAAGGGTTTAATACACATCGTTTACTCAGAGCGATTGATAATAACACCCTATTAAGTAAACTTCCAAAATCTGAAGAAGGAAACGAGAAAGATGTCATGTTGCCCTATAATGACTTGTGTGAAACTTATTCGGAATTCCCAAAACTTATCAATAATACCGAGCAGTTATTAAACAATTGTTCTATCGATTTCGATTTTAAAACTGATGACTCTAAAAACCAAAAGTGTTTAACTGAAAATGAAACTTCGGATTACGAATTATTGGAAAAACTCACTTACGATGGTATTCCCTATCGCTACGGAAATGATAGTGAACAAAAGGTTTATGATCGGATTGAAAAAGAACTCAATATTATAAAACAAAAAGGCTTTGTCTCCTATTTTCTTATCAATTGGAAAATATTGGAATACGCACGTAGCAAAGATTATTACTATGTTGGTCGTGGAAGCGGTGCCAATAGTATTATCGCGTATTTACTCAGAATCACAGATGTCGATCCGATTGAGCTCGATTTATATTTTGAACGTTTTATCAACCTATTCCGGCAAAATCCACCAGATTTTGATATTGATTTTTCATGGAAAGACAGAGATGATATTACACGATTTATCTTCGATAATTTTGAGAACACTGCACTTATCACGGTTTATAACACCTTTAAATTTAAAGCTTCGGTACGCGAATTAGGGAAAGTATTCGGCTTACCAAAATCTGAAATGGATTTGCTTACCAGAGGAAAATACCATGTGAATCAACTCGATGAATTATCGCAACTCGTCATTAAATACGCCAAGTATATTCAAGGATTTCCCAATTATTTAGGCATTCATGCAGGAGGTATTTTAATTTCAGAACAACCGATTCATTATTACTGTGCCACATTTATGCCTCCAAAAGGTTTTGCCACCACACAGTTTGATATGGTCGTTGCCGAAGATATTGGGTTGTACAAATTCGATATTCTAAGTCAACGCGGCTTAGGAAAAATTAAGGAAGCGGTTGAAATTATTGACGAGAACTACAAAGACCAACCACCAATTGACATTCATGATATTAAAGGATTTAAGCAAGACGAGCGCATAAAAGATTTACTGAGAAATGCCAAAGCCATTGGCTGCTTTTACGTAGAATCTCCTGCGATGCGAATGCTGTTAAGAAAACTTCAGGTCGATGATTATTTGGGTTTAGTGGCAGCAAGTTCCATTATTAGACCTGGTGTTGCCAACAGTGGTATGATGCGCCAATATATTTTGCGTCATCGTCATCCTGAAAAACGAAAAGAAGCACACCCTGTTTTGCAAAGTATTATGCCCGAAACTTACGGCGTTATGGTATATCAAGAAGACGTGATTAAGGTCGCACATATTTTTGGAGGTTTGGATTTGGGCGAATCCGATATGTTACGTCGTGGTATGTCTGGTAAATTTCGATCCCGCGATGAATTCAACAAAGTGAAACAAAAATTTTTTGATAACTGTGCAAAACGTGGCGAATCATATGATGTTGTTGCAGATATTTGGCGACAAATAGAAAGTTTCGCAGGTTATGCTTTTGCTAAAGGGCATTCTGCTTCATACGCCGTAGAAAGCTATCAAAGTCTATTTTTAAAAGCCCACTATCCTTTGGAATATATGACAGCTACTATCAATAATTTTGGTGGATTTTATAGCACCGAACTTTATGTACACGAAGCCAGAATGCACCATGGAAAAATTGAAGCGCCATGCATCAATCAATCAGCTGTCGAAGCTATTATTAAAGGCAAAACCATCTATTTAGGCTTTATGTTTTTGCAATCCTTAGAGTCTAAAACTATCAATCGTATTCTGAATGAACGTATCAAAAACGGCATATTTCAATCGCTTGATGATTTTATAGAACGTGTCCCGATTTCCATTGAACAGCTATCTATTTTAATAAAAATAAATGCCTTTCGTTTTACAGGAATTAACAAACGTGAATTGCTTTGGGAAGCCCATTTAAAAATCAGTAAAACCATAATTCAAGACCATGTTGTTAATCTATTTAGAACTGAAAAAATCAATTACAATACACCTGAATTACCAAGTACAGCTTTAGAAACTGCTTTTGATGAAATAGAACTGTTAGGTTTTCCTTTGTGTAATCCGTTTTTATTATTGACCACAAAATCAACAGGAAATTTACGTGCCAGACATCTTGAAAAATTAGAAGGCAGGCTCATTATTATTGAAGGGTATTTAATCACTACAAAAAACACCAAAACATCAAACGGAAAAGTCATGCACTTCGGTACCTTTTTAGATCGTGATGGTGATTTTATAGACACGGTTCACTTTCCTCCCATTGCTGCCAAATATCCATTTAGAGGCAAAGGCATTTATAAAATAATCGGTAAGGTCATGGTGGAATTTAATTGTGTGAATATTGAAGTTTCAGAATTAGAACGTTTAGCAATAATTGAAGATCCAAGGTATTCGGTGAAATCGCTAAATCCAACATTTCAGAATAAGAAAAGCTTTGAGGATCTTAAACTGGCACAAGGGTAA
- the dinB gene encoding DNA polymerase IV, translating into MNNNRSIVHMDLDTFFVSCERLLDSRLIGKPVLIGGTSDRGVVASCSYEARTFGVHSAMPMRMAKQLCPEAIVLRGNSGIYTKFSNDVTDVIKESVPLYEKTSIDEFYMDLTGMDKFFGCHKLASELRQKIIKETGLPISFGLSLNKTVSKIATGEAKPNNEIRIISGEEKPFLAPLSVKKIPMVGNVTYKSLCDLGVKRIKTVQEMPMELMHKVLGKNGLVIWKKANGIDNSPVVQYHERKSISTERTFGQDTTDVNKLKGLVIAMAENLAYQLRRGHKLTACVTFKIRYSDFQTYTQQQRIPYSAMDHTIIPVVLDLFKKLYHRRLLVRLIGVRFSHLVEGGHQVNLFEDNEMHLNLCNAMDKMRERYGDRAVMSAAGMEAKTISRWNPFNGEPPPLLANRHQ; encoded by the coding sequence ATGAACAACAACAGATCAATAGTACACATGGATTTAGACACTTTTTTTGTGTCTTGCGAACGCCTGCTCGATAGTCGTCTTATTGGTAAACCCGTACTTATTGGTGGCACCAGCGATAGAGGTGTTGTGGCTTCCTGTAGTTACGAAGCCCGAACATTTGGCGTCCACTCTGCCATGCCAATGCGTATGGCCAAACAGCTTTGCCCTGAGGCTATCGTGCTCAGAGGAAATTCTGGTATTTATACCAAATTCTCCAACGATGTCACTGATGTTATCAAAGAAAGCGTGCCACTTTATGAAAAAACATCCATTGACGAGTTTTACATGGATCTCACAGGAATGGATAAATTCTTTGGCTGCCACAAGTTGGCTTCAGAATTACGCCAGAAAATCATCAAAGAAACCGGCTTACCTATTTCTTTTGGCTTATCGCTCAATAAAACGGTTTCAAAAATAGCCACTGGCGAAGCAAAGCCCAATAATGAAATCCGGATTATTTCTGGTGAAGAAAAACCGTTTTTAGCGCCACTTTCGGTTAAAAAGATTCCAATGGTTGGGAACGTCACTTACAAATCACTTTGCGATTTGGGCGTTAAACGTATAAAAACGGTACAAGAAATGCCCATGGAACTGATGCATAAAGTTTTGGGTAAAAATGGATTGGTGATTTGGAAAAAAGCCAATGGTATAGACAACTCGCCTGTGGTACAATATCACGAACGTAAATCCATTTCTACCGAACGTACTTTTGGACAGGATACTACAGATGTAAATAAACTAAAAGGTTTGGTAATTGCCATGGCAGAAAATTTAGCGTACCAATTGCGTCGTGGCCATAAATTAACCGCTTGTGTGACGTTTAAAATTCGCTATTCCGATTTTCAGACGTATACGCAACAGCAACGGATTCCTTATAGTGCCATGGATCATACTATTATTCCTGTGGTATTGGATTTATTCAAAAAACTGTACCATCGCAGGCTTCTAGTGCGATTAATCGGAGTTCGGTTTAGCCATTTGGTAGAAGGCGGCCATCAAGTCAATTTGTTTGAGGATAACGAAATGCACCTCAACCTCTGTAATGCCATGGATAAAATGCGTGAACGTTATGGCGATAGAGCTGTAATGAGTGCTGCTGGTATGGAAGCCAAAACCATTAGTCGTTGGAACCCTTTTAATGGTGAACCACCTCCTTTGTTGGCGAATCGGCATCAATAG
- a CDS encoding putative signal transducing protein has translation MQNTFVTIAKFQYSAEAEIIKGRLESDGIKVFLKDNITIDTDPLVSNAIGGIKLKVLAKDEEKALAILKSIEAYSVNDDGEPIVCPNCGSNHIQLYSTINDFKSLMSFVIGFITGTLPFSTRYQYKCEDCNTEFPLK, from the coding sequence ATGCAAAACACCTTCGTCACTATAGCCAAATTCCAATATTCCGCAGAAGCCGAAATCATAAAAGGGAGATTAGAATCTGATGGTATAAAAGTGTTTCTCAAAGACAATATCACTATTGATACAGATCCTTTGGTAAGCAACGCCATTGGAGGCATTAAACTCAAAGTACTTGCCAAAGACGAAGAAAAAGCCTTGGCTATTTTAAAATCCATTGAAGCCTATTCTGTCAATGACGACGGTGAACCGATTGTCTGTCCTAATTGCGGAAGCAACCATATTCAGCTCTATTCCACCATCAACGACTTTAAATCCTTGATGTCTTTTGTCATTGGTTTTATTACAGGAACATTGCCATTTAGCACACGATATCAATACAAGTGTGAGGATTGCAACACTGAATTTCCATTAAAATAA
- a CDS encoding flotillin family protein gives MYLLTIQENFNAESLGGPMLLIFVALFIVVTLLILIKRYKRCPSDRILVVYGKVGGGQSAKCIHGGAAFIIPVIQDYEFLDLTPISIEVNLVNALSKQNIRVNVPSRFTIGVSTEPGVMQNAAERLLGLGAQDVQELAKEIIFGQLRLVVASMDIEEINNDRDKFLTNISQSVETELKKVGLKLINVNITDIVDESGYIEALGKEAAAHAINAARKSVAEKTRDGSIGEANAVQDERTQVAAANAQAVEGENTAKIAVANSDSLRRQREAEAERVAIASEKVQSAKALQESYAAEQEAETARAERERSSQMADIIVPAEIDKRKVEIDAEAEAERIRRKAKGEADAILFKAQAEAQGQFEVLTKQAAGLQEIVRAAGNNSRDAVLLLIADKLPELVKTQAEAIKNIKIDKVTVWDSGANGEDGKSSTANFLSGMYKSVPPLQEMFNMAGMDLPEYLKGKDKKEIEADDAKIDKSDKK, from the coding sequence ATGTATTTACTAACCATTCAAGAGAATTTTAATGCGGAAAGCTTAGGCGGACCAATGCTACTGATTTTCGTTGCTTTATTTATCGTTGTTACCTTACTTATTTTAATAAAACGCTACAAGCGTTGTCCATCGGACCGGATTTTAGTGGTCTATGGAAAAGTGGGCGGCGGACAATCTGCTAAATGTATTCATGGTGGCGCGGCTTTTATCATTCCTGTGATTCAAGATTATGAATTCTTGGATTTAACACCAATTTCTATCGAAGTGAATTTGGTCAATGCCTTATCTAAACAGAACATTCGTGTTAATGTGCCATCACGTTTTACCATTGGTGTTTCTACCGAACCTGGCGTCATGCAAAATGCTGCGGAACGTTTATTGGGATTGGGCGCACAAGATGTACAAGAATTAGCTAAAGAAATCATTTTCGGACAATTACGTTTGGTGGTTGCCTCTATGGATATTGAGGAAATCAATAATGATAGAGATAAATTCTTAACCAATATTTCGCAGTCTGTTGAGACCGAATTAAAGAAAGTAGGTTTAAAACTGATCAACGTAAACATTACTGATATTGTTGACGAGTCTGGCTATATCGAAGCGCTTGGTAAAGAAGCCGCTGCACATGCTATTAACGCTGCACGTAAATCGGTTGCCGAGAAAACAAGGGATGGTTCTATTGGTGAGGCCAATGCCGTACAGGATGAAAGAACCCAAGTAGCAGCCGCAAACGCACAAGCTGTAGAAGGTGAAAATACAGCGAAGATTGCCGTAGCAAATTCCGATTCGTTACGTCGTCAGCGTGAAGCCGAAGCCGAACGCGTAGCCATTGCTTCTGAGAAAGTACAAAGCGCCAAAGCCTTACAAGAATCTTATGCTGCAGAGCAAGAAGCGGAAACAGCGAGAGCAGAACGCGAGCGTTCCTCTCAAATGGCCGATATTATTGTACCTGCAGAAATTGATAAACGCAAAGTAGAGATTGATGCTGAAGCCGAAGCTGAGCGCATTAGACGTAAAGCAAAAGGTGAAGCGGATGCGATACTCTTTAAAGCACAAGCAGAAGCACAAGGTCAGTTTGAAGTGTTGACAAAACAAGCTGCAGGTTTACAGGAAATCGTGAGAGCTGCTGGTAACAACAGTAGAGATGCTGTGTTGTTATTAATTGCCGATAAATTACCGGAACTGGTAAAAACGCAAGCAGAAGCCATCAAGAATATTAAAATCGATAAAGTGACGGTTTGGGATAGCGGAGCCAACGGTGAAGACGGAAAATCATCAACGGCTAATTTCCTTTCTGGCATGTACAAATCGGTGCCGCCTTTACAGGAAATGTTTAATATGGCTGGTATGGATTTGCCAGAGTATTTAAAAGGCAAAGACAAAAAAGAGATTGAAGCAGACGATGCTAAGATTGATAAATCGGATAAAAAATAA
- a CDS encoding cupin-like domain-containing protein, producing the protein MQLKLQDIPRVETISKADFLKHYFKPQKPVVIERFIEDWPAYTKWNLDYIKDVAGDKTVPLYDDRPVNHSDGFNQAHAEMKMRDYVDLLQREPTKYRIFLWNIFRQVPQLQKDFTFPDFGLRLMKKLPMLFFGGKDSHTFMHYDIDLANIFHFHFEGKKQCMLFDQNQTKYLYKVPHALIAREDIDFKNPDFEKWPALKNAKGWVCDLNHGEVLYMPEGYWHYMRYITPGFSMSLRAIARNPVNLGKAIYNILVMRNVDNLMRRIKGQKWIDWKNQKAITNTKRFV; encoded by the coding sequence TTGCAATTAAAACTACAAGACATTCCTCGTGTTGAGACGATCTCAAAAGCTGATTTCTTGAAGCATTATTTTAAACCACAAAAGCCTGTGGTCATTGAGCGGTTTATTGAAGATTGGCCAGCTTACACCAAGTGGAATTTAGACTACATAAAAGACGTTGCTGGCGATAAAACGGTTCCGCTTTATGATGACAGACCTGTAAATCACTCAGATGGCTTTAACCAAGCACATGCCGAAATGAAGATGCGAGATTACGTGGATTTACTGCAGCGCGAACCGACTAAATACCGTATTTTCCTTTGGAATATTTTTAGGCAAGTTCCTCAACTTCAAAAAGACTTTACCTTTCCAGATTTTGGACTTCGATTAATGAAAAAACTGCCTATGCTCTTCTTTGGCGGCAAAGATTCGCATACATTTATGCACTATGATATTGATTTGGCCAATATTTTTCACTTTCATTTTGAAGGTAAAAAGCAATGTATGTTATTCGACCAAAACCAAACCAAATATTTATACAAAGTACCACATGCTTTAATTGCAAGAGAGGATATCGATTTTAAAAATCCCGATTTTGAAAAGTGGCCAGCACTAAAAAACGCCAAAGGCTGGGTTTGTGATTTGAACCATGGCGAAGTTCTTTATATGCCAGAAGGCTATTGGCATTATATGCGTTACATTACACCAGGATTTTCCATGAGCTTAAGAGCCATAGCAAGAAACCCAGTAAACTTAGGCAAAGCCATTTACAATATTCTTGTGATGCGGAACGTCGATAATCTAATGCGACGCATAAAAGGGCAAAAATGGATTGACTGGAAAAATCAAAAGGCCATTACAAACACCAAACGTTTTGTGTAA
- a CDS encoding DUF6646 family protein encodes MKNIIVIVAILAFSFGNAQAFSGKGDTKFQVGANFQDMATGINASFDYGLGENISVGVSSSYALGGASGIENLDFEDRFDLKARFNANLGNVINIDENFDLYPGLNLSLKNFGGHIGARYFFTAGFGVYTEANFPLAKYDKDNIVDIHNQFTLNLGAVFNI; translated from the coding sequence ATGAAAAATATTATAGTAATAGTCGCAATATTGGCTTTCAGTTTTGGTAATGCCCAAGCTTTTTCAGGTAAAGGCGATACTAAATTTCAGGTTGGTGCTAATTTTCAAGATATGGCCACAGGAATCAATGCGAGTTTCGATTATGGATTAGGTGAAAATATTTCCGTTGGTGTATCTTCTTCTTATGCCTTGGGAGGTGCTAGTGGTATAGAAAATCTTGATTTTGAAGATCGATTTGATTTAAAAGCGCGTTTTAATGCAAATTTGGGCAATGTTATTAACATTGATGAAAATTTTGATTTGTATCCGGGTTTAAACCTCAGCCTTAAAAACTTTGGTGGCCATATTGGCGCGCGTTATTTCTTTACGGCAGGTTTTGGTGTTTATACAGAAGCGAATTTTCCTTTAGCTAAATATGATAAGGACAATATAGTTGATATACACAATCAGTTTACTTTGAATTTGGGTGCTGTTTTTAACATTTAG
- a CDS encoding regulatory protein RecX — protein MNPHKTYTVNEAQKKLEHYCAYQERCHKDVRLKLRAMNMIPEAIDVIMVHLIQHNFLNEERFAKAFVSGKFRIKKWGKNRLVRELKFREISKYSIDTALKEIDLDDYYKTLDELTLKRIAQVNEKNSYKKKKKVADYLLYRGWESHLVYEKLNEYLKT, from the coding sequence ATGAATCCACATAAAACCTATACCGTTAACGAAGCGCAAAAAAAGTTGGAACATTATTGTGCCTATCAGGAACGTTGCCATAAAGACGTTAGGTTAAAATTAAGGGCCATGAACATGATTCCTGAAGCTATAGATGTGATTATGGTACATTTAATTCAGCATAATTTCTTAAACGAAGAACGTTTTGCCAAGGCTTTTGTCAGTGGGAAATTCAGAATTAAAAAATGGGGAAAAAACCGTTTGGTCAGAGAATTGAAATTTAGGGAGATTTCTAAATATAGTATTGATACAGCCTTAAAAGAAATCGATTTAGACGATTATTATAAAACATTGGATGAATTAACGTTAAAGCGTATAGCCCAAGTCAATGAAAAGAATAGCTACAAGAAGAAAAAAAAGGTGGCTGATTATTTATTGTATAGAGGGTGGGAATCGCATTTGGTTTATGAAAAATTGAATGAATATTTAAAAACGTAG